Proteins encoded together in one Hypomesus transpacificus isolate Combined female unplaced genomic scaffold, fHypTra1 scaffold_412, whole genome shotgun sequence window:
- the slkb gene encoding STE20-like kinase b isoform X1 has translation MSMSFFNFRKIFKLGAEKKKKQYEHVHRDENPEEIWEIIGELGDGAFGKVYKAQNKQTGILAAAKVIDTKTEEELEDYMVEIDILASCDHHNIVKLLDAFYYESKLWILIEFCAGGAVDAVMLELERPLTEPQIRVVCKQTLQALVYLHDNKVIHRDLKAGNILVSLDGDVKLADFGVSAKNTKTMQRRDSFIGTPYWMAPEVVMCETSKDRPYDYKADIWSLGVTLIELAQIEPPNHEMNPMRVLLKIAKADPPTLMQPSRWSPEFSDFLKKCLDKNVDNRWNTAQLLQHPFVSSVTDSRPLRELIAEAKAEVTEEIEEHKEEEEEEDTETQLGHKRAPSDTSVASSEDEKTPLSPSILESVPEKVEVILPSSIGVPAGNHVVDTSSVEVPPARAEVVKVEETPSTPVEDGEATPKLGETKKEEEMDVEAEEVASPEEGEKPVKPEEPVPPVKEMEELELASEEEKELDTAEVQTNEAEGSQVTKEKMDTVEDPAQPTDEELTRGLRVTLTLPDEHKPSPSSPAAPREEKGERAKEREQDKPPVEVEKVVPEKTKNEKERDSDSGSGSAADNSSVDLNLSISSFLTKTKEPGTVSIQDTKRQKKTLKKTRKFMVDGVEVSVTTSKIVTDNDTKNEEMRFLRRQELRELRFLQKEEQRAQQQLSNKLQQQKEQIYRRFEQETTSKKRQYDQEVENLERQQKQTIERLEQEHTNRLRDEAKRIKAEQEKELSKFQNVLKNRKKEVVEQFSKQRRNAIRRIKEDMILTPSEEEQEFLQKQQQDLDSALKKIIQQHKHELATIERDCLNHKQQLLRAREAAMWELEERHLQEKHQLLKQQLKDQYFMQRHQLLKRHEKEMEQMQRYNQRLIEELKSRQTQERARLPKIQRSEAKTRMAMFKKSLRITGAVITPEQEREKVKQFATQEEKRQKNERLHQQQKHENQMRDLQLQCDANVRELQQLQNEKCHLLIEHETQKLKELDEEHSQELREWRERLRPRKKALEEEFARKLQEQEVFFKMSGDSECLNPSSQSRISKFYPIPSVHSTGF, from the exons ATGAGCATGTCATTCTTTAATTTTCGTAAAATATTCAAATTGGGTGCtgagaagaaaaagaagcaaTATGAACACGTCCACCGGGACGAGAATCCCGAGGAGATATGGGAAATTATCGGCGAACTTGGAGATGGAGCGTTTGGTAAAGTATACAAG GCTCAGAACAAGCAGACAGGCATCCTGGCAGCAGCCAAAGTGATCGACACCAAGaccgaggaggagctggaggactacATGGTGGAGATCGATATCCTGGCCTCCTGCGACCATCACAACATCGTCAAGCTGCTGGATGCCTTCTACTATGAGAGCAAGCTGTGG ATCCTGATTGAGTTCTGTGCAGGTGGAGCGGTGGACGCAGTGATGCTGG agctGGAGAGGCCCCTGACGGAGCCTCAAATTAGAGTGGTGTGCAAGCAGACTCTCCAGGCCCTCGTctatctccatgacaacaaggTGATCCACCGAGACCTGAAGGCTGGGAACATCCTCGTCTCTCTGGACGGAGACGTCAagctgg CTGACTTTGGGGTGTCggccaaaaacacaaaaactatGCAGAGGAGAGACTCCTTCATTGGGACGCCATACTG GATGGCTCCAGAGGTGGTGATGTGTGAAACGTCCAAGGACCGTCCCTATGACTACAAGGCTGACATCTGGTCCCTGGGGGTGACCCTGATCGAGCTGGCCCAGATCGAACCGCCCAACCACGAGATGAACCCCATGAGAgtcctgctgaagatagccaagGCCGACCCTCCTACCCTGATGCAGCCGTCACGATG GTCTCCAGAGTTCAGCGATTTCCTGAAGAAGTGTTTGGATAAGAACGTGGACAACAGGTGGAACACAGCTCAGCTTCTACAG CATCCGTTTGTGAGCAGCGTGACGGACAGCAGACCCCTGAGGGAGCTGATAGCCGAGGCCAAGGCGGAGGTGACGGAGGAGATTGAGGagcacaaggaggaggaggaggaggaggacacggaGACACAGCTG GGTCATAAGCGCGCCCCATCAGACACTAGTGTGGCAAGTTCTGAAGATGAGAAgactcccctgtctccctccatcttggaGTCTGTCCCTGAGAAGGTTGAGGTGATTCTCCCCTCATCCATCGGCGTACCAGCAGGCAACCATGTTGTAGATACAAGTTCCGTGGAGGTTCCTCCTGCCCGTGCTGAAGTGGTAAAGGTGGAGGAGACCCCGAGCACTCCAGTAGAGGACGGAGAGGCGACACCGAAGCTGGGTGAGAcgaagaaagaagaggagatggaTGTGGAAGCAGAAGAAGTCGCCTCACCGGAAGAAGGGGAGAAACCAGTCAAACCCGAGGAACCGGTCCCACCGgtaaaggagatggaggagttggagctagccagtgaggaggagaaggagttgGACACGGCCGAGGTCCAGACCAACGAGGCTGAAGGGTCGCAGGTCACGAAAGAAAAGATGGACACCGTGGAAGATCCGGCCCAACCCACCGACGAGGAGCTCACCAGAGGGTTGAGGGTCACCCTCACGCTGCCTGACGAGCACAAGCCGTCCCCTTCATCACCAGCGGCCccgagagaagagaagggagagagggcgaaggagagagagcaagataaACCAcctgtggaggtggagaaggttGTTCCGGAGAAAACGAAgaacgagaaagagagggattcGGACTCGGGGAGCGGTTCGGCTGCCGATAACAGCAGCGTAGACCTCAACCTCTCCATCTCTAGTTTCCTCACCAAAACCAAGGAGCCTGGAACTGTGTCCATACAG GACACCAAACGCCAGAAGAAGACGTTGAAGAAGACCAGGAAGTTCATGGTGGACGGGGTCGAGGTCAGCGTGACCACTTCGAAGATTGTCACCGACAACGACACCAAAAACGAGGAGATGAGGTTCCTCAG gcgGCAGGAGCTGCGGGAGCTGAGGTTCCTtcagaaggaggagcagagggcccagcagcagctcagCAACAAGCTGCAGCAGCAGAAGGAGCAGATCTACCGACGCTTCGAACAGGAAACCACC AGTAAGAAGCGCCAGTACGACCAGGAGGTGGAGAACCTGGAGAGGCAGCAGAAGCAGACCATCGAGCGCCTGGAGCAGGAGCACACCAACCGCCTGAGGGACGAGGCCAAGCGCATCAAGGCCgagcaggagaaggagctgTCCAAGTTCCAGAACGTGCTCAAGAACCGCaagaaggag GTAGTGGAGCAGTTCTCCAAGCAGCGGAGAAACGCTATCAGGCGTATAAAAGAGGACATGATCCTTACCCCATCTGAAGAG GAGCAGGAGTTCCTCCAGAAACAGCAGCAGGATTTGGACAGCGCTCTGAAAAAGATCATCCAGCAGCACAAGCACGAGCTGGCCACCATCGAGAGGGACTGCCTCAACCACAAGCAGCAGCTCCTCCGAG cgcGGGAGGCGGCCAtgtgggagctggaggagcgcCACCTGCAGGAGAAACACCAACTGTTGAAACAGCAGCTCAAGGATCAGTACTTCATGCAGAGACACCAGCTGCTCAAGAGGCATGAGAAG gagatggagcagatGCAGCGCTACAACCAGCGTCTGATCGAGGAGCTGAAGAGCCGTCAGACCCAGGAGCGGGCGCGCCTGCCCAAGATCCAGCGCAGCGAGGCCAAGACGCGCATGGCCATGTTCAAGAAGAGCCTGCGGATCACCGGGGCTGTCATCACCcccgagcaggagagggagaaggtcaAACAG TTTGCCACCCAGGAGGAGAAGCGTCAGAAGAACGAGCGACTGCACCAGCAGCAGAAGCATGAGAACCAGATGAGAGACCTGCAGCTGCAGTGTGACGCCAATGTCAGggagctgcagcagctgcag AACGAGAAGTGCCACCTCCTGATCGAGCACGAGACCCAGAAGCTGAAGGAGCTGGATGAGGAGCACAGCCAGGAGctgagggagtggagggagaggctcCGGCCCAGGAAGAAG GCGCTGGAGGAGGAGTTTGCCCGGAAGCTTCAGGAACAGGAAGTCTTCTTCAAGATGAGTGGAGATTCCGAATGCCTTAACCCCTCGTCCCAGAGCCGCATATCCAAGTTCTACCCCATCCCCAGTGTCCACTCTACAGGCTTCTGA
- the slkb gene encoding STE20-like kinase b isoform X2, giving the protein MSMSFFNFRKIFKLGAEKKKKQYEHVHRDENPEEIWEIIGELGDGAFGKVYKAQNKQTGILAAAKVIDTKTEEELEDYMVEIDILASCDHHNIVKLLDAFYYESKLWILIEFCAGGAVDAVMLELERPLTEPQIRVVCKQTLQALVYLHDNKVIHRDLKAGNILVSLDGDVKLADFGVSAKNTKTMQRRDSFIGTPYWMAPEVVMCETSKDRPYDYKADIWSLGVTLIELAQIEPPNHEMNPMRVLLKIAKADPPTLMQPSRWSPEFSDFLKKCLDKNVDNRWNTAQLLQHPFVSSVTDSRPLRELIAEAKAEVTEEIEEHKEEEEEEDTETQLGHKRAPSDTSVASSEDEKTPLSPSILESVPEKVEVILPSSIGVPAGNHVVDTSSVEVPPARAEVVKVEETPSTPVEDGEATPKLGETKKEEEMDVEAEEVASPEEGEKPVKPEEPVPPVKEMEELELASEEEKELDTAEVQTNEAEGSQVTKEKMDTVEDPAQPTDEELTRGLRVTLTLPDEHKPSPSSPAAPREEKGERAKEREQDKPPVEVEKVVPEKTKNEKERDSDSGSGSAADNSSVDLNLSISSFLTKTKEPGTVSIQDTKRQKKTLKKTRKFMVDGVEVSVTTSKIVTDNDTKNEEMRFLRRQELRELRFLQKEEQRAQQQLSNKLQQQKEQIYRRFEQETTSKKRQYDQEVENLERQQKQTIERLEQEHTNRLRDEAKRIKAEQEKELSKFQNVLKNRKKEEQEFLQKQQQDLDSALKKIIQQHKHELATIERDCLNHKQQLLRAREAAMWELEERHLQEKHQLLKQQLKDQYFMQRHQLLKRHEKEMEQMQRYNQRLIEELKSRQTQERARLPKIQRSEAKTRMAMFKKSLRITGAVITPEQEREKVKQFATQEEKRQKNERLHQQQKHENQMRDLQLQCDANVRELQQLQNEKCHLLIEHETQKLKELDEEHSQELREWRERLRPRKKALEEEFARKLQEQEVFFKMSGDSECLNPSSQSRISKFYPIPSVHSTGF; this is encoded by the exons ATGAGCATGTCATTCTTTAATTTTCGTAAAATATTCAAATTGGGTGCtgagaagaaaaagaagcaaTATGAACACGTCCACCGGGACGAGAATCCCGAGGAGATATGGGAAATTATCGGCGAACTTGGAGATGGAGCGTTTGGTAAAGTATACAAG GCTCAGAACAAGCAGACAGGCATCCTGGCAGCAGCCAAAGTGATCGACACCAAGaccgaggaggagctggaggactacATGGTGGAGATCGATATCCTGGCCTCCTGCGACCATCACAACATCGTCAAGCTGCTGGATGCCTTCTACTATGAGAGCAAGCTGTGG ATCCTGATTGAGTTCTGTGCAGGTGGAGCGGTGGACGCAGTGATGCTGG agctGGAGAGGCCCCTGACGGAGCCTCAAATTAGAGTGGTGTGCAAGCAGACTCTCCAGGCCCTCGTctatctccatgacaacaaggTGATCCACCGAGACCTGAAGGCTGGGAACATCCTCGTCTCTCTGGACGGAGACGTCAagctgg CTGACTTTGGGGTGTCggccaaaaacacaaaaactatGCAGAGGAGAGACTCCTTCATTGGGACGCCATACTG GATGGCTCCAGAGGTGGTGATGTGTGAAACGTCCAAGGACCGTCCCTATGACTACAAGGCTGACATCTGGTCCCTGGGGGTGACCCTGATCGAGCTGGCCCAGATCGAACCGCCCAACCACGAGATGAACCCCATGAGAgtcctgctgaagatagccaagGCCGACCCTCCTACCCTGATGCAGCCGTCACGATG GTCTCCAGAGTTCAGCGATTTCCTGAAGAAGTGTTTGGATAAGAACGTGGACAACAGGTGGAACACAGCTCAGCTTCTACAG CATCCGTTTGTGAGCAGCGTGACGGACAGCAGACCCCTGAGGGAGCTGATAGCCGAGGCCAAGGCGGAGGTGACGGAGGAGATTGAGGagcacaaggaggaggaggaggaggaggacacggaGACACAGCTG GGTCATAAGCGCGCCCCATCAGACACTAGTGTGGCAAGTTCTGAAGATGAGAAgactcccctgtctccctccatcttggaGTCTGTCCCTGAGAAGGTTGAGGTGATTCTCCCCTCATCCATCGGCGTACCAGCAGGCAACCATGTTGTAGATACAAGTTCCGTGGAGGTTCCTCCTGCCCGTGCTGAAGTGGTAAAGGTGGAGGAGACCCCGAGCACTCCAGTAGAGGACGGAGAGGCGACACCGAAGCTGGGTGAGAcgaagaaagaagaggagatggaTGTGGAAGCAGAAGAAGTCGCCTCACCGGAAGAAGGGGAGAAACCAGTCAAACCCGAGGAACCGGTCCCACCGgtaaaggagatggaggagttggagctagccagtgaggaggagaaggagttgGACACGGCCGAGGTCCAGACCAACGAGGCTGAAGGGTCGCAGGTCACGAAAGAAAAGATGGACACCGTGGAAGATCCGGCCCAACCCACCGACGAGGAGCTCACCAGAGGGTTGAGGGTCACCCTCACGCTGCCTGACGAGCACAAGCCGTCCCCTTCATCACCAGCGGCCccgagagaagagaagggagagagggcgaaggagagagagcaagataaACCAcctgtggaggtggagaaggttGTTCCGGAGAAAACGAAgaacgagaaagagagggattcGGACTCGGGGAGCGGTTCGGCTGCCGATAACAGCAGCGTAGACCTCAACCTCTCCATCTCTAGTTTCCTCACCAAAACCAAGGAGCCTGGAACTGTGTCCATACAG GACACCAAACGCCAGAAGAAGACGTTGAAGAAGACCAGGAAGTTCATGGTGGACGGGGTCGAGGTCAGCGTGACCACTTCGAAGATTGTCACCGACAACGACACCAAAAACGAGGAGATGAGGTTCCTCAG gcgGCAGGAGCTGCGGGAGCTGAGGTTCCTtcagaaggaggagcagagggcccagcagcagctcagCAACAAGCTGCAGCAGCAGAAGGAGCAGATCTACCGACGCTTCGAACAGGAAACCACC AGTAAGAAGCGCCAGTACGACCAGGAGGTGGAGAACCTGGAGAGGCAGCAGAAGCAGACCATCGAGCGCCTGGAGCAGGAGCACACCAACCGCCTGAGGGACGAGGCCAAGCGCATCAAGGCCgagcaggagaaggagctgTCCAAGTTCCAGAACGTGCTCAAGAACCGCaagaaggag GAGCAGGAGTTCCTCCAGAAACAGCAGCAGGATTTGGACAGCGCTCTGAAAAAGATCATCCAGCAGCACAAGCACGAGCTGGCCACCATCGAGAGGGACTGCCTCAACCACAAGCAGCAGCTCCTCCGAG cgcGGGAGGCGGCCAtgtgggagctggaggagcgcCACCTGCAGGAGAAACACCAACTGTTGAAACAGCAGCTCAAGGATCAGTACTTCATGCAGAGACACCAGCTGCTCAAGAGGCATGAGAAG gagatggagcagatGCAGCGCTACAACCAGCGTCTGATCGAGGAGCTGAAGAGCCGTCAGACCCAGGAGCGGGCGCGCCTGCCCAAGATCCAGCGCAGCGAGGCCAAGACGCGCATGGCCATGTTCAAGAAGAGCCTGCGGATCACCGGGGCTGTCATCACCcccgagcaggagagggagaaggtcaAACAG TTTGCCACCCAGGAGGAGAAGCGTCAGAAGAACGAGCGACTGCACCAGCAGCAGAAGCATGAGAACCAGATGAGAGACCTGCAGCTGCAGTGTGACGCCAATGTCAGggagctgcagcagctgcag AACGAGAAGTGCCACCTCCTGATCGAGCACGAGACCCAGAAGCTGAAGGAGCTGGATGAGGAGCACAGCCAGGAGctgagggagtggagggagaggctcCGGCCCAGGAAGAAG GCGCTGGAGGAGGAGTTTGCCCGGAAGCTTCAGGAACAGGAAGTCTTCTTCAAGATGAGTGGAGATTCCGAATGCCTTAACCCCTCGTCCCAGAGCCGCATATCCAAGTTCTACCCCATCCCCAGTGTCCACTCTACAGGCTTCTGA